One Porphyromonas pogonae genomic region harbors:
- the nth gene encoding endonuclease III, whose product MTKAERFRHVIQWFEENRPIAETELHYTTPFELLVAVILSAQCTDKRVNMITPALLMQYPNPQAMAKAEPEDIFPYIRSVSYPNNKAKHLSNMAKMLVSEFHSEVPDEVSDLIKLPGVGRKTANVIASVIFDKPAMAVDTHVFRVSNRIGLTTNSKSPLQTELELIKYIPEPLIAKAHHWLILHGRYVCLARKPKCNECGLTPYCRYYQTMQKKASDTIKK is encoded by the coding sequence ATGACAAAAGCGGAGCGTTTTAGACACGTAATTCAATGGTTTGAAGAAAACAGACCTATTGCAGAAACAGAGCTTCATTATACTACTCCATTTGAATTGCTGGTAGCAGTAATCTTGTCAGCTCAATGTACTGATAAACGTGTTAATATGATTACGCCTGCATTACTTATGCAATATCCAAATCCTCAGGCTATGGCTAAAGCCGAACCTGAGGATATTTTTCCTTATATCAGAAGTGTCAGTTACCCTAATAATAAAGCCAAGCATCTTAGCAACATGGCTAAAATGTTGGTTTCGGAATTCCACTCTGAAGTTCCCGATGAAGTGAGTGATCTTATAAAGCTTCCGGGAGTAGGTCGCAAAACAGCCAATGTGATTGCATCAGTCATATTTGACAAGCCTGCTATGGCTGTCGATACTCACGTATTTAGAGTATCCAATCGAATAGGACTTACTACTAACTCCAAATCTCCTTTACAGACAGAATTAGAGTTGATCAAGTATATTCCCGAGCCTCTCATCGCCAAGGCTCATCATTGGCTTATATTACATGGCAGATATGTCTGCTTGGCTCGGAAGCCCAAATGTAATGAGTGTGGGCTTACACCATATTGTCGTTACTATCAGACGATGCAAAAAAAGGCTTCAGATACTATCAAAAAATAA
- the pheS gene encoding phenylalanine--tRNA ligase subunit alpha, translated as MQNRIKALLEEIANLTAVTTEEVEALRIKYLSKKGEVAKLFDDFKTVSAEEKRALGQQLNQLKNKATDTINQLRENLSLQHSEVDSIDWSRTAYPHRLGTRHPLTLVKEEICEIFARMGFSIAEGPEIEDDWHVFSSLNFAEDHPARDMQDTFFIQHQPDVVLRTHTSSVQSRVMEETQPPIRIICPGRVYRNEVISYRAHCFFHQVEALYVDKNVSFADLKQVLLYFAQEMFGPDTKIRLRPSYFPFTEPSAEMDISCNICGGEGCAFCKYTGWVEILGCGMVDPNVLENCGIDSSIYSGYALGMGIERITNLKYRVKDLRLFSENDQRFLEQFKSVH; from the coding sequence ATGCAAAATAGAATCAAGGCGCTGTTAGAAGAGATAGCAAATCTTACAGCCGTAACCACGGAAGAGGTAGAAGCTCTCCGTATCAAATATCTTAGTAAAAAAGGAGAAGTTGCCAAATTATTTGATGACTTCAAAACGGTTTCAGCGGAAGAGAAGAGGGCTTTGGGGCAACAGTTGAATCAGCTCAAGAACAAAGCTACCGATACCATCAATCAATTACGGGAAAACCTTTCTTTACAGCATAGTGAGGTTGATAGTATTGATTGGTCGCGTACTGCGTATCCCCATAGGCTTGGTACCAGACATCCTTTGACTTTGGTAAAAGAGGAAATATGTGAGATTTTTGCTCGTATGGGTTTTAGCATTGCAGAAGGTCCTGAGATTGAAGATGACTGGCATGTGTTTTCATCTTTAAATTTTGCAGAGGATCATCCCGCCCGTGACATGCAGGATACCTTTTTTATTCAGCATCAGCCCGATGTAGTATTGCGTACACACACTTCCTCAGTCCAAAGCCGTGTAATGGAAGAGACACAACCTCCTATTCGTATCATTTGTCCGGGTAGAGTATATCGTAATGAGGTGATTTCATACCGTGCACATTGTTTCTTTCACCAAGTAGAAGCTTTGTATGTAGATAAGAATGTATCATTTGCTGATCTTAAGCAAGTTTTATTGTATTTTGCCCAAGAGATGTTTGGCCCTGATACAAAAATAAGATTACGTCCTTCTTACTTTCCTTTTACCGAACCTTCAGCGGAAATGGACATCTCATGTAATATCTGTGGAGGCGAAGGATGTGCATTCTGTAAATATACAGGTTGGGTAGAGATTTTGGGATGCGGTATGGTAGACCCTAATGTTTTGGAAAATTGTGGTATCGACAGTTCTATATATTCAGGCTATGCTTTGGGTATGGGGATAGAACGTATTACCAATCTTAAATATAGAGTAAAGGATTTACGCTTATTCTCTGAAAATGATCAGAGATTCTTGGAGCAGTTCAAGAGCGTGCACTAA